One window of Psychrobacillus sp. FSL H8-0483 genomic DNA carries:
- a CDS encoding GNAT family protein, whose amino-acid sequence MSKISNVYIRSLILSDAVELLNLEKRNRAFFENYSITHPENYWILETQKELIEKWEQNTKKDIEYRFGIFKTDGDILIGTIGLFQVFRGPRESALLGYSLDQEHNGKGYTTEATNLIVNYAFEILNLHRIEAGVMPDNIGSVRVLEKAGFHKEGIAKKNVKINGSWEDHQMLAIINPND is encoded by the coding sequence ATGTCCAAAATATCAAATGTATATATACGATCGCTTATCCTCTCAGATGCTGTCGAATTACTAAATTTAGAAAAGAGAAATCGAGCTTTTTTTGAAAACTATTCCATTACTCATCCAGAAAATTACTGGATTTTAGAAACTCAAAAAGAGTTAATCGAAAAGTGGGAACAAAATACAAAAAAAGATATAGAATATCGATTCGGAATTTTTAAAACAGATGGTGATATTCTTATAGGTACCATCGGCTTATTTCAAGTATTCCGTGGACCTCGTGAAAGTGCGCTTTTGGGCTATTCCTTAGACCAAGAACATAATGGCAAAGGTTATACTACCGAAGCCACCAATTTAATTGTTAATTATGCTTTCGAAATTCTAAACTTACATCGAATTGAAGCTGGAGTAATGCCAGATAACATAGGTTCCGTTCGAGTATTAGAAAAAGCTGGTTTCCATAAAGAAGGAATAGCTAAGAAAAACGTTAAAATCAATGGGTCTTGGGAAGATCACCAGATGTTAGCTATAATAAATCCGAATGACTAA
- a CDS encoding IS110 family transposase → MDIVIERACGMDVHKDNITACIITPEGKEIQTFSTKTVFLIQLVDWIKQLNCTHVAMESTSVYWKPIVNLLEAEDIEFLVVNAQHMKAVPGRKTDVKDAEWIAKLLRHGLLKASYIPDRDQRELRELVRYRRSIIEERARQHNRIQKVLEGANIKLGSVVSDVLGVSARDMLHAIAEGEDDPEKLANFARRTMKKKKDELELALKGYINSHQRLMLKTILKHIDFLTEQIEMLDQEVAERVSANKEDVERLDSIPGIATRMAEQILSEIGTDIKNQFPSAAHMCSWAGLVPGHNESAGKRKSTKTKKGNKYLRSALTEAAHSVRGSKNYLGALYRRTAARKGKKRAGIVVAHAMLRISYYLLTRKEMYVDLGEDYFDKKRQQSIVRHSLRRLESLGYTVTLQEPEAS, encoded by the coding sequence ATGGATATAGTCATTGAAAGAGCATGTGGTATGGATGTTCATAAGGACAATATAACTGCATGTATTATCACACCAGAAGGAAAGGAGATTCAAACGTTTTCAACTAAAACTGTATTTTTAATACAGTTGGTGGACTGGATTAAACAGCTGAATTGTACGCATGTCGCCATGGAGAGCACGAGTGTTTACTGGAAACCTATTGTGAATTTATTAGAAGCTGAAGATATTGAGTTTCTAGTTGTGAATGCCCAGCATATGAAGGCAGTGCCTGGACGTAAAACAGATGTGAAGGATGCAGAATGGATTGCCAAACTACTCCGCCATGGTCTTCTCAAAGCTAGTTATATTCCTGACCGTGATCAACGGGAACTACGTGAACTTGTTCGCTATCGTCGGAGTATTATTGAAGAACGTGCCAGACAGCATAATCGGATTCAAAAGGTATTGGAAGGTGCGAACATTAAGTTAGGTTCTGTTGTTTCAGATGTGTTGGGCGTTTCAGCAAGGGATATGCTTCATGCGATCGCCGAAGGCGAAGATGATCCTGAAAAACTTGCAAATTTTGCTCGACGAACAATGAAAAAGAAGAAAGATGAACTGGAACTCGCCCTTAAAGGTTATATCAATTCACATCAACGTCTTATGTTGAAAACCATTTTAAAGCATATTGATTTTTTGACGGAGCAAATCGAGATGCTCGATCAAGAAGTGGCGGAAAGAGTAAGCGCCAATAAAGAAGATGTTGAACGACTAGATTCTATTCCTGGCATTGCTACAAGAATGGCGGAGCAAATTTTATCTGAAATCGGAACGGATATTAAGAATCAGTTTCCAAGTGCAGCTCATATGTGCTCTTGGGCAGGATTAGTTCCTGGACATAATGAAAGTGCGGGAAAAAGGAAATCAACTAAAACCAAAAAAGGAAACAAATATTTGAGATCAGCATTAACAGAAGCAGCTCATTCTGTAAGAGGTTCCAAAAACTATCTCGGTGCTTTGTATCGTCGTACAGCAGCAAGAAAAGGTAAGAAACGAGCAGGAATTGTCGTCGCTCATGCCATGTTACGCATCTCCTATTATCTCTTAACTCGAAAAGAAATGTACGTAGACTTAGGCGAAGACTACTTTGATAAAAAGAGACAACAGTCAATTGTTCGACATTCCTTACGAAGACTTGAGAGTTTAGGATACACAGTTACGTTACAAGAACCTGAAGCGTCTTAA
- a CDS encoding DUF2513 domain-containing protein, with product MRRDMELVRKILIDTADGVDSYNLQLGRFADADVEKVRKDEMLIYHINIMSQKKLINFKHLEDLDGDCRIYKVELSWDGQDYLSTVEDDTIWNKTKDVAKARGLEIAKISFDVVKNLAVQQSKQLLGIE from the coding sequence ATGCGTAGAGATATGGAACTTGTACGAAAAATACTAATCGATACTGCTGATGGGGTAGATAGTTATAATCTACAGCTTGGACGATTTGCAGATGCAGATGTTGAAAAAGTAAGAAAAGATGAAATGTTGATTTATCATATTAATATTATGTCTCAAAAGAAATTGATTAACTTTAAGCACTTAGAAGATTTAGATGGAGATTGCCGAATCTATAAAGTTGAGTTGTCCTGGGATGGTCAAGATTATTTAAGCACAGTAGAAGATGATACTATTTGGAATAAAACAAAGGACGTTGCAAAAGCAAGAGGGTTAGAGATTGCTAAAATTTCATTTGACGTAGTGAAAAATCTTGCAGTCCAGCAATCAAAACAATTATTAGGAATAGAATAA
- a CDS encoding YczI family protein, whose product MMKVIFAVITFSLAVYLFITVKDQVIPYMLFSFGAMVLVTGISELKEKRKTNAIISFLVSAFVLFVFINTFNAFH is encoded by the coding sequence GTGATGAAGGTTATTTTTGCGGTGATTACATTCAGTTTAGCAGTATACTTATTCATAACTGTTAAAGACCAGGTAATACCTTATATGTTGTTTTCTTTTGGTGCAATGGTATTGGTTACAGGAATTTCTGAACTAAAAGAAAAACGAAAGACAAATGCAATAATATCCTTCCTTGTATCTGCTTTTGTCCTTTTTGTTTTCATCAATACTTTTAATGCTTTTCACTAA
- a CDS encoding site-2 protease family protein produces MDFLINFVIITLFICPIIALIHESGHAFFLKIFGAKVSEFSIGNGDILWRKNNFFIKKAYFFGGRVVPENHEILSKNQRVFFYLGGVLFNFLSSLVLHLLTGYEFLVFRNYLDSFIFVSYLFVVINLIPLNTIIGATDGKQLVELYRN; encoded by the coding sequence ATGGATTTTTTAATAAACTTCGTAATTATTACTTTATTTATTTGTCCTATTATTGCACTAATTCACGAATCTGGACATGCATTTTTTTTGAAAATATTTGGTGCAAAAGTAAGTGAGTTTTCTATCGGCAACGGCGATATACTTTGGAGGAAAAACAATTTTTTCATTAAGAAAGCCTATTTCTTTGGTGGGAGAGTTGTCCCTGAAAACCATGAGATATTAAGTAAAAACCAAAGAGTCTTCTTTTACTTAGGTGGAGTTCTCTTTAATTTTCTATCTTCATTAGTACTTCACTTATTAACTGGTTATGAATTCCTAGTTTTCCGAAACTATTTGGATAGTTTTATTTTTGTATCGTATCTATTCGTTGTAATCAATCTAATTCCACTTAATACAATCATAGGTGCTACTGATGGTAAACAATTAGTTGAACTATATAGGAATTAA
- a CDS encoding single-stranded DNA-binding protein encodes MINRIVLVGRLTKDPELRYTPSGVTMARFTLAGGEGRIQTGSYQGQDGKRDHTTDVDVESMQFIEQKNGQVSQNNAPKGQPQEHQRRSSEYQQPQADPFTNNNCPVSY; translated from the coding sequence ATAATTAATAGAATTGTTCTAGTTGGGAGATTAACAAAGGATCCTGAACTTCGATACACTCCAAGTGGTGTAACGATGGCGAGATTCACTTTAGCAGGAGGTGAAGGTAGAATTCAAACAGGTAGTTACCAGGGACAAGATGGAAAGCGTGATCATACTACAGACGTTGATGTAGAGAGCATGCAATTCATTGAACAGAAAAATGGACAGGTATCACAAAACAATGCTCCTAAAGGGCAACCTCAAGAGCATCAGAGAAGAAGTTCGGAATATCAACAACCACAAGCAGATCCATTTACTAATAACAATTGTCCGGTATCTTATTGA